In the genome of Magnolia sinica isolate HGM2019 chromosome 2, MsV1, whole genome shotgun sequence, one region contains:
- the LOC131236885 gene encoding large ribosomal subunit protein eL13z-like, translating into MVKHNNVIPNGHFKKHWQNYVRTWFNQPARKTRRRIARQKKAVKNFPKPTEGLIRPIVHCQTLKYNMKTRKGRGFSLEELKAAGIPKKLAMTIGIAVDHRRKNRSLEGLQANVQRLKEYKAKLVIFPRRPGKFKNGDSSAEELASATQVQGPYMPITLEKPTVEFVKVTEAMMSFNAYQKLRLERTNERHVGVRLKKAAEAEKEEKK; encoded by the exons ATGGTGAAGCATAACAATGTCATTCCTAATGGGCATTTCAAGAAACACTGGCAGAACTATGTTAGGACATGGTTCAATCAACCTGCAAGGAAGACAAGGCGTCGTATTG CTCGGCAGAAGAAAGCTGTGAAAAATTTCCCCAAGCCAACAGAAGGACTTATTCGTCCCATCGTGCACTGCCAAACTCTTAAATACAACATGAAGACCAGGAAAGGCAGAGGTTTCTCTCTAGAGGAGCTCAAG GCTGCTGGCATTCCAAAGAAGTTGGCCATGACAATAGGCATTGCTGTTGATCACCGTCGTAAGAATCGATCATTGGAAGGGCTTCAAGCCAATGTTCAAAGATTGAAAGAATATAAGGCCAAGCTGGTTATTTTCCCAAGGCGACCTGGCAAATTCAAG AATGGAGATTCTAGTGCAGAGGAGCTGGCCTCAGCTACCCAGGTCCAGGGTCCATACATGCCCATCACTCTTGAGAAGCCAACAGTTGAGTTTGTGAAGGTGACCGAGGCAATGATGTCATTCAATGCATATCAGAAGCTTCGCCTGGAACGGACAAATGAGCGTCACGTGGGAGTAAGGCTGAAGAAGGCTGCTGAAGccgagaaggaagagaagaaataG